A window from Primulina huaijiensis isolate GDHJ02 chromosome 13, ASM1229523v2, whole genome shotgun sequence encodes these proteins:
- the LOC140991334 gene encoding uncharacterized protein, with protein sequence MVMLCFVLDLRTLPPPLLQDLKQSLRMLGNYYALSSSNCRDSSGTTKSKPLLDPIGLYYILTDMYCCYDEIKAAYSPRRDFNLHDFHHALNSLPTDNFSPDFNEFESLFCYELKLEEVLDEIVLNSWKSSERAIERKVIVICSCFVETLDHVTRDTILDTTDKNVSLEFVFLERKASLFGDVTVNINHVVKQLGDLRNCKFSAFVPDLLVLSGLVKRWFQELKVEEEEQLQAHFIFKINLLGSLNQLSCNLFTFFNPIIDGFIFCKTCRCHGIPLGHSKSSHCQITKNNLETLEIWENSVKIGEQTTLYMPSFYSSEKLQKVSSPINFNVIQRTDLGSLSEGIIIGTTYAVTPSTFPHMDGMDMSKLNNQVFQAACGVLNSLDQGLVCSSNCNLETLMETSFKCYYILLPSEKGLMILRRLLASEEFLPIPDASRFIHCGEYKEIENTVQESLLKIEINKYDPVQHERGFHRKLDLLVKHSLHIRVKRPKREEESSESNLNPQVTSSGGADKPVTGEWEQIVVEELPDADSFPRSSNSEREQQATSPLQNSKKLDEKTSSILERLEIPSEIKRKAVSSITSSSIAGGDVCPPAKRPLIPFESTNTTAVQAPVAGQLIRPNFQRTKKDKIAKEQSQA encoded by the exons ATGGTTATGCTCTGCTTTGTTTTGGATCTTCGGACCTTACCACCTCCACTTCTTCAAGATTTGAAGCAG TCGCTGAGGATGTTGGGGAATTACTACGCACTTTCGTCGTCCAACTGCAGAGACAGCTCCGGTACCACTAAGTCGAAGCCCCTGCTAGATCCCATTGGACTTTACTACATCTTGACAGATATGTATTGTTGTTACGATGAG ATAAAGGCTGCTTATAGTCCCCGACGAGACTTCAATCTGCATGACTTTCACCATGCTTTGAATTCTTTGCCCACTGACAACTTCAGTCCTGATTTTAATGAGTTTGAATCTCTATTCTGTTATG AACTAAAGCTAGAAGAGGTTCTAGATGAAATAGTCTTAAACTCATGGAAATCTTCTGAGAGAGCTATTGAAAGAAAAGTAATAGTTATATGTTCTTGTTTCGTTGAAACCCTGGACCATGTGACAAGAGATACCATACTG GATACCACGGACAAAAATGTGTCCCTCGAGTTTGTTTTTTTGGAGCGAAAAGCAAGTCTCTTTGGTGATGTCACTGTGAATATCAACCACGTTGTAAAGCAGCTTGGCGATCTTAGGAACTGCAAATTTTCGGCATTTGTTCCAG ATCTCCTTGTACTGTCTGGTCTTGTGAAAAGATGGTTTCAAGAATTAAAAGTTGAGGAGGAAGAACAACTACAGGCTCATTTCATCTTCAAAATCAACCTTTTAGGCTCTCTGAACCAGTTATCCTGCAACTTGTTCACATTCTTCAACCCTATAATTGATGGATTCATTTTTTGCAAG ACTTGCAGGTGTCACGGCATTCCACTGGGCCACTCAAAGTCTTCTCATTGTCAAATAACCAAAAATAATCTTGAAACCTTAGAAATTTGGGAGAATTCTGTTAAGATTGGTGAACAAACAACCCTCTATATGCCTTCTTTCTATAGCAGTGAGAAACTCCAAAAAGTATCTTCACCAATCAACTTCAATGTCATTCAGAGAACAGATTTAGGTTCTTTAAGTGAAG GGATAATAATTGGCACTACCTATGCTGTTACTCCATCAACTTTTCCTCATATGGATGGTATGGATATGTCAAAGCTCAACAACCAAG TCTTTCAAGCAGCCTGTGGTGTTCTAAATTCCCTTGATCAGGGCTTGGTTTGCTCTTCTAATTGTAATCTGGAAACTTTAATGGAGACCTCATTCAAATGCTATTATATTCTTTTACCTTCGGAGAAAGGGTTGATGATCCTTAGG CGGCTTTTAGCGTCAGAAGAATTTCTCCCCATCCCTGATGCCAGCCGTTTCATTCACTGTGGTGAGTATAAAGAGATTGAAAACACCGTTCAAGAGTCTCTGCTCAAG ATAGAAATAAACAAGTACGACCCTGTCCAGCACGAGAGAGGCTTCCATCGGAAACTGGACTTGCTTGTAAAACATAGCCTACATATCAG GGTAAAACGCCCTAAAAGAGAAGAAGAGAGTTCGGAGTCAAACTTGAATCCACAAGTTACCTCATCAGGAGGGGCTGACAAACCTGTTACAGGAGAATGGGAACAAATTGTCGTCGAAGAACTCCCTGACGCAGATTCCTTCCCTCGTTCATCCAACTCAGAGAGAGAGCAACAGGCTACTTCACCATTACAAAATAGCAAGAAATTAGATGAAAAAACCTCAAGCATCCTTGAGAGATTGGAAATCCCCAGTGAGATTAAGAGAAAAGCAGTTTCATCGATTACCTCAAGCAGTATTGCCGGTGGTGATGTGTGTCCACCAGCAAAAAGGCCCCTTATACCTTTTGAATCCACTAATACTACTGCAGTTCAAGCTCCAGTAGCTGGCCAGCTGATAAGACCCAATTTCCAGAGGACGAAAAAGGATAAGATAGCTAAAGAACAATCTCAAGCTTAA
- the LOC140956336 gene encoding germin-like protein subfamily 3 member 4, with translation MKISIPSTAISFLTCLPIFIQYSLAGDADNLYDICPTDLSNEKIFINGLPCKNPSDIKPSDFKSSLLNEPGETDNFYGSSMIMATAAEFPGLNTLGISTARVDIEVDGTLMPHAHPRASEMMYVRSGVVVAGFLDSNDRVFQKGLKEGDVFVFPRGLLHYCFNAGFETATVFSVLNSQNPGLVRITGAMFAGSNVSEVVKGMVMKNSTSLEGFDLDGIDVGNLLGE, from the coding sequence ATGAAAATCTCCATTCCAAGTACTGCCATTTCATTTCTAACATGTCTTCCAATTTTCATCCAATATAGCTTAGCAGGTGATGCTGATAATCTTTACGACATATGTCCGACCGACCTCTCGAACGAAAAAATCTTCATTAATGGACTTCCATGCAAGAACCCATCAGACATAAAACCCTCGGATTTCAAATCCTCGTTGCTGAACGAACCCGGCGAAACGGACAACTTCTACGGTTCATCGATGATCATGGCCACAGCAGCAGAGTTTCCAGGACTCAACACTCTCGGCATATCAACAGCACGAGTCGACATAGAAGTGGATGGAACACTGATGCCACATGCTCACCCGAGGGCTTCGGAGATGATGTATGTGAGAAGCGGAGTCGTGGTGGCCGGATTCTTGGACTCGAATGATCGGGTTTTTCAGAAGGGTTTGAAAGAAGGTGATGTGTTTGTCTTTCCAAGAGGGCTGCTGCACTATTGTTTCAATGCTGGTTTCGAGACTGCTACGGTTTTTTCTGTGCTGAACAGCCAGAATCCTGGGCTTGTGCGTATTACTGGTGCCATGTTTGCGGGCAGTAATGTTTCGGAAGTTGTGAAGGGAATGGTGATGAAGAATTCAACTTCTTTGGAGGGTTTTGATTTGGATGGAATTGATGTTGGGAACTTGTTAGGGGAATAG